In the genome of Calothrix sp. PCC 6303, the window CAAAGAAAGTCTTAACACCCACGACTCCCAAAGCTACGAAAATCAATAGTACTAGCCAAAACCACTTTTTCATCATTTTTCCAAGCAAGTTCGACAAGTCGTCATTTGACAGAATCAAAAACTTTGCGTAAAGTTCCCAGAATAATCAGTAAACATTTATCAGGTTTGACATAATTCCTGAGTTACAATTCCATCGTTCTTAAAGAGATTTATTCCTAATATAGTGTAAGAATACAGAAGTGACGAGTTAATTATCAGTAAGTAATTAAGATGAACAATTTTCAGGTAAATAGACCAGACGTAGAGACATTTCGGCTGAACGTCTAGATAATGTTTTGGTATTTATGTGTAGTCACCTAAAGTCTGCTTTCTCGACATTCACTCGATATTCATCTATATTCCCCTTCTGATTCCAGACCTATGTTAGACTTGTGGCTGATTTTTACCTTAGGATTTTTAGGTAGTTTTGGTCACTGCCTGGGGATGTGTAGTCCATTAACCGTTGCTTTTTCCCTATCGAATCAACAAAAATCTCCAACTTTTTGGCATCAGGTAAAATTCCATACATTACTTAATCTAGGGCGAATATTTAGCTACACAGCAGTTGGTGCAGCTATCGGTGGTGTAGGTTCAATCTTGTTTCAAAGTGGGCAAATTGCCGGAATAGGTAGTGAATTACGCCAAACAATATCAGTGATTACAGGCTTAATGTTAATTTGGTTTGGCATTGGACATATCAAACCCGATTTACTACCTCAAATTCCCCTACTGCAACCTCTCCTACAGAGTAAACTCCACAATCACCTCAGTGGGAGAATGACAAAATTAGCGATGCAGAAACAGCAGTGGACACCCATCTTATTGGGAATGACTTGGGGATTCATGCCATGTGGCTTTTTATACGTAGCCCAAATTAAAGCAGTGGAAACCGGTAACTTTCAGATGGGTGCAGTCACAATGTTAGCATTTGGGATGGGAACATTACCAATGATGGCAGGTGTAGGAATTTCCATCTCCATGGTGAGTCAAGATCAGCGTAGTCAATTATTCCGTCTTAGTGGTTGGGTGACGTTACTCATCGGTATAATTACTTTGCTGCGAACTGGCGACACCATGACAGATTATACAGGACATGCAGCTTTACTTTGTTTAATATTGGCATTAATTGCCCGTCCTATTAGCCCTTGGTGGGATTTTCCCCTATCTTGCCGTCGTGCTTTGGGAGTTGGGGCTTATTTATTAGCAGTTACCCACACTTCTCACATGATAGAACATTCCCTACAGTGGAATTTCTCAGCTTTGGCATTTTTGCCTCCGAATTTCCAACAGGGAATGATTGCGGGAGTCATTGCCTTGCTATTGATAACTCCCGCAGCTTTTACAAGTTTTGATAGATTCCAAAAAGTGCTGGGTGAAAATTGGCGAAAAATTCACCTTTTGAGTGTTCCTGCTTTGATTTTCGCAGTTATCCACACCATCTTAATTGGTTCCCATTACCTGGGTTCATCCCGTTTCAACTGGGCAAACCAATCTGCCATAGTTTTACTGGTGGTAGTCAGTTTTGGGGTTCTGATTTTGCGTTGTAAGAAAACTAAAAGCCGGAATTAAAAACAGTTATACCTTTTGCTGTAACTCCTGTAACCGGGCAAAGACTTCTTGACTGTGAATATTGGGATTAACTTTGACAAAAGTCTCCCGCAGAATGCCTTCAGGATCAATAATAAAACTATGGCGGCTAGAAATAAAGCTCATCCATGAACCGTAAGCTTTGCTAACTTCACCTTGAGTATCAGCTAAAAGGGGAAATTTTAATCCTTCAGAATCACAAAACTCAGCATGTGAGTCCACATCGTCAGCGCTAATTCCGATGATTTGGGCATTTTTTTCCAAATATTTAGGTAAGTCCTGCTGAAAACGCCTTGCTTCTATGGTGCAGCCGGAGGTAAAATCTTTGGGATAAAAGTAAACAACTACCCATTTTCCTCGCAAATCAGAGAGGGATATTTTTCCATCTCCAGTGTTGGTAGGCAATGAAAAATCTGGTGCTGGTTGGTTAATTTCAGGTAATTTACCACCCAAAGCTTGTGCTGTGGGAGTAGAGTTGAAGTATCCTAGGCAAGTTAAAACAAGCACGAGGAAAATATGAATAAAATTGCGACGAGAAATCATTGATACAGACCGAAATAACATCTGTTTATCAGTGTACAGATGAAATTGCGATCGCTAACCAGGATAAACCATGATAACTGTGTGCTGTTAACTGTTCGCAGATTCAGCCGACTCAATATATTGACTTTCCATCAAAAATACACCACGACTAAATTTTACACTCCAGTAACCACCTGGACGACGGTCGAGTACCACACCAATTTCCCCAACTTGCACAACGTCGGGAGGACGTAACATGGGTACAGAATCGGCTGTTTTCACATATTGGGGCAAAGTAACAATCCGAACTTTACTTCCGACCTTGAATTCTGGAGACATAGTGACTAGTAAATATGATCATCAATTCTAGATTTTAGATTACATATCGAATCTAAAATCTAAAATTGCCAAGATACCACTATCAAACACGAAAAATAACTACAAGTCCAGCTAGATATTCTTCTAATGGTACTTTGATCATTTCTGATACAGGTAAACCCTATTTATAGATTTTCTTACCTTCTGCCGACCTGTACTAGTTTGTTCTATTATTTAGGTTGTTGACTCCGACGATACTCTTGTAATTGTTTCTTCTGTTCAGCAGTCAGAACACCTTCCATCTCCTTTTGGGAGGAAATCATAATTTGACGAAGGCTTTGTTGCTGTTGTTGAGTGAACTTGACATTAGCAAAAGCGTCTCTAGGATTCTGCCCTGCTTTCATTGCAGCTTCAATTTGCTGAATCTGCTGCTTCGTCATCACGTTTTTGACTTGGGTACGTACTTTTGTGCGGATTTTTTCAATATCCTGTTGTTGTTTAGCTGATAGCTTGATACTTGGTGGTTGTG includes:
- a CDS encoding sulfite exporter TauE/SafE family protein → MLDLWLIFTLGFLGSFGHCLGMCSPLTVAFSLSNQQKSPTFWHQVKFHTLLNLGRIFSYTAVGAAIGGVGSILFQSGQIAGIGSELRQTISVITGLMLIWFGIGHIKPDLLPQIPLLQPLLQSKLHNHLSGRMTKLAMQKQQWTPILLGMTWGFMPCGFLYVAQIKAVETGNFQMGAVTMLAFGMGTLPMMAGVGISISMVSQDQRSQLFRLSGWVTLLIGIITLLRTGDTMTDYTGHAALLCLILALIARPISPWWDFPLSCRRALGVGAYLLAVTHTSHMIEHSLQWNFSALAFLPPNFQQGMIAGVIALLLITPAAFTSFDRFQKVLGENWRKIHLLSVPALIFAVIHTILIGSHYLGSSRFNWANQSAIVLLVVVSFGVLILRCKKTKSRN
- a CDS encoding peroxiredoxin; translation: MISRRNFIHIFLVLVLTCLGYFNSTPTAQALGGKLPEINQPAPDFSLPTNTGDGKISLSDLRGKWVVVYFYPKDFTSGCTIEARRFQQDLPKYLEKNAQIIGISADDVDSHAEFCDSEGLKFPLLADTQGEVSKAYGSWMSFISSRHSFIIDPEGILRETFVKVNPNIHSQEVFARLQELQQKV
- the sipA gene encoding regulatory protein SipA, producing the protein MSPEFKVGSKVRIVTLPQYVKTADSVPMLRPPDVVQVGEIGVVLDRRPGGYWSVKFSRGVFLMESQYIESAESANS
- a CDS encoding Spy/CpxP family protein refolding chaperone yields the protein MNYKKLPLLASAIALTLIALPHNANAKTPSTSTQQLAQAQPPSIKLSAKQQQDIEKIRTKVRTQVKNVMTKQQIQQIEAAMKAGQNPRDAFANVKFTQQQQQSLRQIMISSQKEMEGVLTAEQKKQLQEYRRSQQPK